The following proteins are encoded in a genomic region of Pan troglodytes isolate AG18354 chromosome 2, NHGRI_mPanTro3-v2.0_pri, whole genome shotgun sequence:
- the ZNF501 gene encoding zinc finger protein 501, producing MNSSQISLRMKHGRVNMQKKPSKCSECGKFFTQRSSLTQHQRIHRGEKPYVCSECGSCFRKQSNLTQHLRIHTGEKPYKCNECEKAFQTKAILVQHLRIHTGEKPYKCNECGKAFCQSPSLIKHQRIHTGEKPYKCTECGKAFSQSVCLTRHQRSHSGDKPFKCNECGKAFNQSACLMQHQRIHSGEKPYTCTECGKAFTQNSSLVEHERTHTGEKLYKCSECEKTFRKQAHLSEHYRIHTGEKPYECVGCGKSFRHSSALLRHQRLHAGE from the coding sequence ATGAATTCCAGCCAAATATCACTCAGAATGAAACATGGGAGAGTTAACATGCAGAAGAAACCTTCAAAGTGTAGTGAATGTGGAAAGTTCTTTACTCAGAGATCATCTCTTACCCAGCACCAGAGGATTCACAGAGGAGAGAAGCCCTATGTGTGCAGTGAATGTGGAAGTTGTTTCCGTAAACAGTCAAATCTTACTCAACATCTGAGAATTCATACCGGAGAGAAACCttataaatgtaatgaatgtgagAAAGCCTTTCAAACAAAAGCAATTCTTGTTCAGCATctgagaattcatactggagagaaaccctataaatgcaatgaatgtggaaaagccttttGTCAGAGCCCATCCCTTATTAAACACCAgcgaattcatactggagagaaaccatataaatgtacagaatgtggcaaagccttcagTCAGAGCGTATGCCTTACTCGTCATCAGAGAAGTCATTCTGGAGATAAACCTTTTaagtgtaatgaatgtgggaaagcctttaatCAGAGTGCATGTCTCATGCAGCATCAGAGAATTCATTCAGGAGAGAAGCCCTACACATGCACTGAATGTGGTAAAGCCTTCACTCAGAACTCTTCCCTTGTTGAACATGAaaggactcacactggagagaaacttTATAAGTGTAGTGAGTGTGAAAAAACTTTCCGCAAACAAGCACACCTTAGTGAGCATTacagaattcatactggagaaaaaccttATGAGTGTGTTGGATGTGGGAAATCCTTTAGGCACAGTTCAGCACTTCTTCGACATCAGAGGCTTCATGCTGGAGAGTAA